A stretch of the Fusobacterium varium genome encodes the following:
- the fabF gene encoding 3-oxoacyl-[acyl-carrier-protein] synthase, translated as MYPVPYIYHNYKNRGENVKRVVVTGLGLITALGTGLEKSWKRILAGETGVGLIESYDTTDMPVKIAAEVKDFDPLEFGIEKKEVKKLARNTQFAIAATKMALEDSGLVIDENNCEDIGVIVSSGIGGIEIFEGQHQTMLEKGVKRISPFTIPGMISNMAAGNIGIYFGAKGPNKSIVTACAAGTHSVGDAFEMIKSGRAKAMIAGGTEASITPFAMNAFANMKALSTRNDEPQKASRPFSADRDGFVMGEGAGILILEELESAKARGAKIYAEVVGYGETCDAYHITAPADGGEGAARAFKMALKEGNIEMNDVDYINAHGTSTPANDKNETMAIKTVFGERAKDLLVSSTKGATGHGLGAAGGIEAVLIANTIFTGIVPPTINYDNPDEICDLNYVPNKPIERAVEVAMSSSLGFGGHNAVVAMRRYK; from the coding sequence ATGTACCCCGTTCCTTATATATACCATAATTATAAAAATAGAGGTGAGAATGTGAAAAGAGTAGTAGTTACTGGACTTGGATTGATAACTGCATTGGGGACTGGTTTAGAAAAAAGTTGGAAAAGAATATTGGCAGGAGAAACTGGAGTAGGACTTATAGAGTCATATGATACTACAGATATGCCTGTAAAAATAGCAGCTGAAGTAAAGGATTTTGATCCATTAGAATTTGGGATTGAAAAAAAAGAAGTTAAGAAATTAGCTAGAAATACACAATTTGCTATTGCTGCAACTAAAATGGCACTGGAAGATTCAGGACTTGTTATAGATGAAAATAATTGTGAAGATATAGGTGTAATTGTTTCTTCTGGTATAGGAGGAATAGAAATATTTGAAGGACAGCATCAAACTATGCTGGAAAAAGGAGTAAAAAGAATATCTCCATTTACTATACCTGGAATGATTTCTAATATGGCAGCAGGGAATATAGGAATATACTTTGGTGCAAAAGGACCAAATAAATCTATAGTTACAGCTTGTGCAGCAGGAACTCATTCAGTTGGGGATGCTTTTGAAATGATAAAATCAGGAAGAGCCAAAGCAATGATAGCAGGTGGTACAGAAGCTTCAATTACTCCATTTGCAATGAATGCTTTTGCTAATATGAAAGCTTTATCTACTAGAAATGATGAGCCTCAAAAAGCTTCAAGACCATTTTCAGCAGATAGAGATGGTTTTGTAATGGGAGAAGGAGCTGGAATTCTTATTCTTGAAGAATTAGAATCTGCAAAAGCAAGAGGAGCTAAAATATATGCTGAGGTAGTTGGATATGGAGAAACTTGTGATGCATATCATATAACTGCTCCTGCTGATGGTGGAGAAGGAGCTGCAAGAGCTTTTAAAATGGCATTAAAAGAGGGAAATATTGAAATGAACGATGTTGACTATATAAATGCTCATGGAACTTCTACACCTGCAAATGATAAAAATGAAACTATGGCAATAAAAACTGTATTTGGTGAAAGAGCTAAGGATCTTTTAGTTTCTTCTACTAAAGGAGCAACAGGTCATGGATTAGGAGCAGCTGGTGGAATAGAAGCTGTATTAATAGCTAATACTATTTTTACAGGAATTGTGCCACCTACTATAAACTATGACAATCCTGATGAAATTTGTGATCTTAACTATGTACCTAATAAACCAATAGAAAGAGCTGTAGAAGTAGCTATGTCAAGTTCTCTTGGATTTGGAGGACATAACGCTGTAGTTGCAATGAGAAGATATAAATAA
- the acpP gene encoding acyl carrier protein — protein sequence MLDKIREIVVEQLGVDAEQVTPEANFVEDLGADSLDTVELIMAFEEEFDVEIPDTDAEKIKTVQDVMDYIESKR from the coding sequence ATGTTAGATAAAATAAGAGAAATTGTAGTAGAACAATTAGGGGTTGACGCTGAACAAGTAACTCCAGAAGCTAACTTTGTAGAAGATTTAGGAGCAGATTCACTAGATACAGTTGAATTAATAATGGCTTTTGAAGAAGAATTTGATGTAGAAATTCCTGATACAGATGCTGAAAAAATTAAAACTGTACAAGATGTTATGGATTACATTGAATCAAAAAGATAA
- the fabD gene encoding Malonyl CoA-acyl carrier protein transacylase, giving the protein MSKIAFIFPGQGTQYVGMGKELYENSELARKEFDSLFSKLDFDLKTIMFEGPEEALKETKNTQPAIVSMSLILTKLLEAKGIKPDYVAGHSVGEYAAFGAAGYLSTEDTVKLTSARGKFMNDTAVKVNGGMAAIIGLDSEKIKEVLENIEGIVEAVNFNEPNQTVIAGQKDAIERACIVLKEAGARRAMPLAVSGPFHSSLMKEAGEKLKEEAEKFTFQITDIKLVANTTGDILNSIEDIKNEIYAQSFGPVKWVDTIKKLKSEGVTKIYEIGPGKVLAGLVKKIDKEMEIKNIEKLEDLENLM; this is encoded by the coding sequence ATGTCAAAAATTGCTTTTATATTTCCAGGACAAGGAACACAATATGTTGGAATGGGAAAAGAACTTTATGAGAACAGTGAACTGGCAAGAAAAGAGTTTGACAGTCTGTTTTCAAAGTTGGATTTTGATCTTAAAACAATAATGTTTGAGGGACCAGAAGAAGCGTTGAAAGAAACAAAAAATACTCAACCGGCTATCGTTTCTATGAGCCTTATACTTACAAAATTATTAGAAGCTAAAGGGATAAAACCTGATTATGTTGCTGGACATTCAGTCGGAGAATATGCAGCTTTTGGTGCAGCAGGCTATTTAAGTACAGAAGATACAGTGAAACTTACAAGTGCAAGAGGAAAGTTTATGAATGATACAGCTGTAAAAGTAAATGGTGGAATGGCTGCAATCATTGGACTTGACTCAGAAAAAATAAAGGAAGTTTTAGAAAATATTGAAGGAATAGTAGAAGCTGTAAACTTTAATGAACCAAATCAAACAGTAATAGCTGGGCAAAAAGATGCTATAGAAAGAGCATGTATAGTTTTAAAAGAGGCTGGTGCAAGAAGAGCAATGCCACTGGCTGTATCAGGACCTTTCCATTCTTCTTTGATGAAAGAAGCTGGAGAAAAGTTAAAAGAAGAAGCAGAAAAATTTACTTTCCAAATAACAGATATAAAACTTGTAGCTAATACTACAGGAGATATTTTAAATAGTATTGAAGATATAAAAAATGAGATATATGCTCAAAGTTTTGGACCAGTTAAATGGGTAGATACTATAAAAAAATTAAAATCTGAGGGAGTAACAAAAATTTATGAAATAGGCCCAGGTAAAGTATTGGCAGGACTTGTAAAGAAAATCGACAAGGAAATGGAAATAAAAAATATAGAAAAACTTGAAGATTTGGAAAATTTAATGTAA
- the fabH gene encoding 3-oxoacyl-[acyl-carrier-protein] synthase, with the protein MEFKSVGIKGMGYYVPERIMSNFDFEKILDTSDEWIRTMTGVEERRFAAPEEATSDLCVKAAEKALTVAGMTIEDIDMIIVATVTPDYPVQSTACLVQYKMGARNVPSFDVNAACSGFIYSLTIAGSMIRSGIYKNVLVIGAEVLSRILDMTNRSNCILFGDGAAAAVVSEVEEGYGMLSTYLGAKGEDDYILKIPAGGSKKPNDADTIANRENFLVMKGSEVFKFAVHALPSATNKALKIANVKSEELKMIFPHQANVRIIESAAKRIHVPMDKFYMNIQRYGNTSAASVGIALGEALEKGILEKGDLIALTGFGAGLTYGSIVMKWAY; encoded by the coding sequence ATGGAATTTAAAAGTGTAGGGATCAAAGGAATGGGATATTATGTTCCAGAGAGAATTATGTCTAACTTTGATTTTGAAAAAATATTAGATACTAGTGATGAGTGGATAAGAACAATGACAGGAGTAGAGGAAAGAAGATTTGCGGCTCCTGAAGAAGCAACCTCTGATCTTTGTGTAAAGGCAGCTGAAAAAGCATTGACGGTTGCAGGGATGACTATAGAAGATATAGACATGATAATTGTAGCCACAGTTACACCAGACTACCCTGTTCAAAGTACAGCATGTCTTGTACAATATAAAATGGGAGCAAGAAATGTACCATCTTTTGATGTGAATGCTGCATGTAGTGGATTTATATATTCTCTTACTATAGCAGGTTCGATGATAAGAAGTGGAATATATAAAAATGTTTTGGTTATTGGAGCAGAAGTTCTTTCAAGAATCTTGGATATGACCAATAGAAGTAATTGTATTCTTTTTGGAGATGGTGCAGCAGCAGCAGTTGTATCTGAAGTAGAAGAAGGATATGGAATGCTTTCTACATATTTAGGAGCAAAAGGAGAAGATGATTATATTCTTAAAATACCAGCAGGGGGAAGTAAAAAGCCAAATGATGCTGACACAATAGCAAATAGAGAAAATTTCCTTGTAATGAAAGGATCAGAAGTTTTTAAATTTGCAGTACATGCTCTTCCTTCAGCAACAAATAAAGCTCTGAAAATAGCTAATGTCAAATCTGAAGAATTGAAAATGATATTTCCACATCAAGCTAATGTAAGGATAATAGAATCAGCAGCTAAAAGAATTCATGTTCCTATGGATAAGTTTTATATGAATATTCAAAGATATGGAAATACTTCAGCAGCTTCTGTAGGAATTGCCTTGGGGGAAGCACTTGAAAAAGGAATTCTTGAAAAAGGAGATTTAATTGCTCTTACAGGATTTGGTGCTGGACTCACTTATGGATCAATTGTTATGAAATGGGCTTATTAA
- the plsX gene encoding phosphate acyltransferase, producing MRIALDAMGGDNAPVETIKGAVAALSEIEKLQLVLVGKKEVIEAELSKYKYSKERIEIVDTREVIEMTDDPVTAVKTKKDSSMNKTLELAKEGIVDASVSAGNTGALITASQLKLKRIRGVLRPAIATMFPNKKGHMLMLDVGATADCKPEFLNQYAMMGSKYVEILLGRKQPKVGLLNIGTEEGKGNEVTRGAYELLKENKMINFVGNVESTEVMNGEIDVVVTDGFTGNMVLKTAEGIAKFVLSIIKTEIKKSVIYMLGALLLRPALKMIKLKMDSSEYGGAIFLGLNGLSIKAHGNSDSNGIKNAIKVANRFAEINFVEELKKVIDIDKEETN from the coding sequence ATGAGAATAGCTTTAGATGCTATGGGTGGAGACAATGCTCCAGTAGAAACAATCAAGGGAGCAGTAGCCGCTTTGAGTGAAATAGAAAAGTTACAACTTGTATTAGTTGGAAAAAAAGAGGTAATTGAAGCTGAACTTTCTAAATATAAGTATTCTAAAGAGAGAATAGAAATAGTAGATACAAGAGAAGTAATAGAGATGACTGATGATCCTGTAACAGCAGTAAAAACTAAAAAAGATTCTTCTATGAATAAAACTCTTGAACTTGCAAAAGAAGGAATTGTAGATGCTTCTGTTTCAGCAGGCAATACAGGAGCCTTGATTACAGCTAGTCAACTTAAATTAAAGAGAATAAGAGGAGTATTAAGACCAGCTATTGCAACTATGTTTCCTAATAAAAAGGGACATATGTTAATGCTTGATGTAGGAGCTACAGCAGATTGTAAACCTGAATTTCTTAATCAATATGCCATGATGGGTTCTAAATATGTAGAAATTCTTTTGGGAAGAAAGCAGCCTAAGGTAGGACTTTTAAATATAGGAACAGAAGAAGGAAAAGGAAATGAAGTAACAAGAGGGGCATATGAACTTTTAAAGGAAAACAAAATGATTAATTTTGTTGGAAATGTTGAAAGTACAGAAGTAATGAATGGTGAAATAGATGTTGTTGTAACAGATGGGTTCACTGGAAATATGGTTTTAAAAACTGCAGAAGGAATTGCAAAGTTTGTACTGAGTATAATAAAAACAGAAATTAAAAAGAGTGTTATTTATATGTTAGGAGCTCTTTTGCTTCGCCCTGCTTTAAAGATGATAAAATTAAAAATGGATTCTTCTGAATATGGAGGAGCAATATTTTTAGGACTTAATGGTCTTTCTATAAAAGCACATGGAAATTCAGATTCAAATGGAATAAAAAATGCAATAAAAGTTGCAAATAGATTTGCTGAAATAAACTTTGTAGAAGAATTAAAGAAAGTCATAGATATTGACAAAGAAGAAACAAATTAG
- the rpmF gene encoding 50S ribosomal protein L32 produces the protein MAVPKKKTSKAKKNMRRSHHALTGTGLATCEVCGAPKRPHRVCLSCGDYNGKKVLAGDAE, from the coding sequence ATGGCAGTACCTAAGAAAAAGACATCTAAGGCTAAAAAGAACATGAGAAGATCTCATCACGCTTTAACTGGAACTGGTTTAGCAACTTGTGAAGTTTGCGGAGCACCAAAAAGACCTCACAGAGTTTGTTTAAGCTGTGGAGACTATAATGGTAAAAAAGTTTTAGCTGGAGACGCTGAGTAA
- the ychF gene encoding Ribosome-binding ATPase YchF, producing the protein MIGIGIVGLPNVGKSTLFNAITKAGAAEAANYPFCTIEPNVGMVTVPDKRLNQLSAIINPQRVVQATVEFIDIAGLVKGAAKGEGLGNKFLSNIRTTAAICQVVRCFEDENVIHVSGSVDPIRDIEIINTELIFADMETIEKAIEKHKKLVTSKNKESIELMPVLLKCKEHLESFQLLKILPLTSEEMELLRTYQLLTLKPMIFAANVSEDDLATGNEYVEKVKEYAETVGSQVVIVSAKVEAELQEMDDEDEKQEYLEALGVEEAGLNRLIRAGFKLLGLQTYFTAGVKEVRAWTIKIGDTAPKAAGEIHTDFEKGFIRAKVVSFDDFIKYSGWKGSQEAGVLRLEGKEYIVKDGDLMEFLFNV; encoded by the coding sequence ATGATCGGAATAGGAATAGTAGGTCTTCCAAATGTAGGGAAATCTACACTTTTTAATGCTATAACTAAAGCTGGAGCTGCTGAAGCTGCAAACTATCCTTTTTGTACAATAGAACCAAATGTGGGAATGGTAACAGTACCAGATAAAAGACTTAATCAACTTTCTGCTATAATTAATCCACAAAGAGTTGTACAGGCAACTGTTGAGTTTATAGATATTGCTGGACTTGTAAAAGGAGCAGCTAAGGGAGAAGGACTTGGAAATAAATTTCTTTCAAATATAAGAACAACTGCTGCTATATGTCAAGTAGTAAGATGCTTTGAAGATGAAAATGTTATTCATGTAAGTGGATCAGTAGATCCTATCAGAGATATAGAAATTATAAATACAGAGCTTATTTTTGCTGATATGGAAACTATAGAAAAAGCTATTGAAAAACATAAAAAATTAGTAACAAGTAAAAATAAAGAATCAATAGAATTGATGCCAGTGCTGTTAAAGTGTAAAGAACATCTTGAAAGTTTTCAGTTATTGAAAATATTACCTTTAACTTCAGAAGAAATGGAATTATTGAGAACATATCAATTACTTACTTTAAAACCTATGATATTTGCAGCAAATGTATCTGAAGATGATTTAGCAACTGGAAATGAATATGTTGAAAAAGTAAAAGAATATGCTGAAACAGTCGGGTCACAAGTAGTAATAGTTTCTGCAAAAGTGGAGGCAGAGCTTCAAGAAATGGATGATGAAGATGAAAAACAAGAATATTTAGAAGCTTTAGGAGTAGAAGAAGCAGGACTTAATAGACTTATAAGGGCAGGATTTAAACTTTTGGGACTTCAAACTTATTTTACAGCTGGGGTAAAAGAAGTAAGAGCTTGGACTATAAAAATAGGAGATACAGCACCTAAAGCAGCTGGAGAAATTCATACTGATTTTGAAAAGGGATTTATAAGGGCTAAAGTTGTTTCTTTTGATGATTTTATTAAGTATTCTGGGTGGAAAGGCTCACAAGAAGCTGGAGTATTAAGATTAGAGGGAAAAGAATATATAGTAAAAGATGGAGATTTAATGGAATTCTTGTTTAATGTTTAA
- a CDS encoding putative transcriptional regulator, translated as MITSFEIFLKVAEELSVSRAAARCFVTQQCVSDHIKRLEEDYGILLFNRKPHFSLTEAGKVLYESVLEIQKVEEDIKIKFNRLKNNKKLIVGMNATRISLILPELLPVYNEIFPDVEISFVMHETRVLEQMMLKGDIDIFVGVNANSSSKYNSDLLGMEKINIIISSKLFKKNFSSKDLAKMKKGVDFSEFKNISFAREPGWSRINDLIDFYSKREAVYLKPLYYTRDYDTQMALCSSGLVAVVCPGMITKKILEHNEKNSKENEIFIFPLNNQTELLKIELITLKRSDESEYKTKFIELLKKYMKENIN; from the coding sequence ATGATAACAAGTTTTGAAATATTTTTAAAAGTGGCTGAAGAACTAAGTGTAAGCAGAGCAGCAGCAAGATGTTTTGTGACACAGCAGTGTGTGAGTGATCATATAAAGCGGCTAGAAGAAGATTATGGAATTTTGCTTTTCAATAGAAAACCACATTTTTCCCTTACAGAAGCAGGAAAAGTGCTTTATGAATCTGTGTTAGAGATACAAAAAGTAGAGGAAGATATAAAAATAAAATTCAATAGATTAAAAAATAATAAAAAACTTATTGTAGGAATGAATGCTACAAGAATAAGTCTTATACTTCCAGAACTTCTTCCAGTATATAATGAAATATTTCCAGATGTAGAAATATCTTTTGTAATGCATGAAACACGAGTACTTGAACAAATGATGTTAAAAGGAGATATTGATATATTTGTTGGAGTAAATGCGAACAGCAGTTCAAAGTATAATTCTGATCTTCTTGGAATGGAAAAAATAAATATAATAATTTCTTCCAAACTTTTTAAAAAGAATTTCAGTTCAAAAGATTTAGCAAAAATGAAAAAAGGAGTTGACTTTTCTGAATTTAAAAATATTTCTTTTGCAAGAGAACCTGGTTGGAGCAGAATAAACGATTTGATAGACTTTTATTCAAAACGTGAAGCTGTATATTTAAAACCATTGTATTATACAAGAGATTATGATACTCAGATGGCCTTATGTTCCTCAGGGCTTGTAGCAGTGGTTTGTCCTGGTATGATAACCAAGAAAATTTTAGAACATAATGAAAAGAATTCTAAAGAAAATGAGATATTTATATTTCCTTTAAATAATCAAACTGAACTTTTAAAAATAGAATTGATAACTTTAAAAAGGTCAGATGAGAGTGAATATAAAACTAAATTTATAGAACTTTTGAAAAAGTATATGAAAGAAAATATAAATTAA
- a CDS encoding sodium:glutamate symporter: protein MLTLNFNMAETLAIAIIVLLLGREVKKRVAFLERFFIPAPVVGGVIFSILLLIGHNTGAFSFNFDGVLKDFLMLIFFTTIGFTASGKLLKKGGVGVAIFLVTATVLVVIQDIVGVALAKVFGLNPLLGLAVGSIPLTGGHGTSGAFGPVLEEFGATGGLSVSIAAATYGLIAGCLIGGPIAKRLKEKYNLKPNLEEAGMSIEELEDETTKPVSESTLFDAVVVISLAMGIGYWIAPFLKTYGIVIPAYIGPMFIAAIIRNIADIQKKVLPMKEISITGNIALSLFLAMALMTLKLWELAALAIPIISILLIQTLIMAAYAYFVTFNFNGKDYDAAVIATGHCGFGLGATPNAMANMEVFTKENGPATRAFFVLPIVGALFIDFTNATVITFFINMFK, encoded by the coding sequence ATGTTGACACTAAACTTTAATATGGCAGAAACACTAGCAATTGCAATAATTGTTCTTTTACTTGGTAGAGAGGTTAAGAAAAGAGTTGCTTTTCTTGAAAGATTCTTTATTCCAGCTCCAGTTGTAGGAGGAGTTATATTCTCTATACTTTTATTAATTGGACATAATACTGGTGCTTTCAGCTTTAATTTTGATGGTGTTTTAAAAGACTTTCTAATGCTGATATTCTTTACTACAATAGGATTTACTGCAAGTGGAAAACTATTGAAAAAAGGTGGAGTTGGAGTTGCCATATTCCTAGTGACTGCTACTGTTCTTGTAGTTATTCAAGATATAGTGGGAGTAGCATTAGCTAAAGTATTTGGACTTAATCCATTACTTGGACTTGCTGTAGGTTCTATACCATTAACAGGGGGGCATGGAACTTCTGGAGCATTTGGACCAGTTCTAGAAGAATTTGGAGCTACAGGAGGACTTTCAGTTTCAATAGCTGCTGCAACTTATGGATTAATTGCAGGTTGTTTAATTGGTGGGCCTATTGCTAAAAGACTTAAAGAAAAATATAATTTAAAACCTAATTTAGAAGAAGCAGGAATGTCAATTGAGGAATTAGAAGATGAAACTACAAAACCAGTATCAGAATCTACTTTATTTGATGCAGTAGTTGTTATTTCATTAGCAATGGGAATTGGATACTGGATAGCACCATTTTTGAAAACTTATGGAATTGTAATTCCAGCATATATTGGACCAATGTTTATTGCTGCTATAATTAGAAATATAGCTGATATACAAAAGAAAGTACTTCCTATGAAGGAAATATCTATTACAGGAAATATAGCACTTTCTCTATTCTTAGCAATGGCATTAATGACATTGAAACTATGGGAACTTGCAGCACTTGCTATTCCAATTATTTCAATACTGCTAATTCAAACATTGATTATGGCAGCTTATGCTTATTTTGTTACATTTAACTTTAATGGAAAAGACTATGATGCTGCTGTTATAGCAACAGGACATTGTGGATTTGGACTTGGAGCAACTCCAAATGCAATGGCTAACATGGAAGTATTTACTAAAGAAAATGGACCTGCAACAAGGGCTTTCTTTGTTTTGCCTATAGTTGGAGCATTATTTATAGATTTTACAAACGCAACAGTAATAACATTTTTCATCAATATGTTTAAATAA
- a CDS encoding sodium:proton antiporter encodes MGIIAIIKLLPVLVLAALMMSGFDALIAAPLATIVAAGVAMWTEKKNFSHVLDAAITNVREITIALFILMAAYAMAEVFMSTGVGASIINMALTLGITGKTVALVGAIVTSILSIATGTSWGTFAACAPIFLWLNHIVGGNILLTVGAIAGGACFGDNIGLISDTTIVSSGIQGVEVVKRVKHQGVWSGLVLLTGVIAFGIAGMIMVPSSVAGNGAEAINQIPAEVWAKLAEERESAVTLLNQVRDGVPYYMIIPLILVLITAFMGYQTFICLFLGIASAYILGRFAGTVTNTNSFINDLIMTGFADAGAWVVVMMMWVAAFGGIMKMMDAFKPLSDLLGRISKNVRQLMFWNGVLSIFGNMALADEMAQIVTIGPIIKNLVEKNVVGSEEDMYTLKLRNATFSDAMGVFGSQLIPWHVYIGFYIGIAATVYPLHDFIPIDIIKYNFIAYIAVFSMLILTLTGWDRFIPKFALPREPQVRLKTKEEKAADEAALHV; translated from the coding sequence ATGGGGATAATAGCAATAATTAAATTACTACCAGTTTTAGTTTTAGCAGCACTTATGATGAGCGGATTTGATGCTCTGATAGCAGCACCTTTAGCAACAATAGTTGCAGCAGGGGTGGCAATGTGGACAGAAAAGAAAAATTTTTCTCATGTTCTTGATGCGGCAATAACAAATGTAAGAGAAATAACAATAGCATTGTTTATTTTAATGGCTGCGTATGCTATGGCTGAAGTATTTATGTCAACTGGAGTAGGAGCTTCAATCATTAATATGGCTTTAACACTGGGAATAACAGGAAAAACTGTTGCTCTTGTAGGAGCAATAGTGACATCTATATTGTCAATAGCAACAGGAACAAGCTGGGGAACATTTGCAGCCTGTGCACCTATCTTTTTATGGCTTAACCATATAGTAGGGGGAAATATTTTGCTGACTGTTGGTGCTATAGCTGGTGGAGCATGTTTTGGAGATAATATAGGTCTTATTTCAGATACTACAATAGTAAGTTCTGGAATTCAAGGAGTAGAAGTTGTTAAGAGAGTAAAACATCAAGGTGTATGGTCAGGACTTGTGCTATTAACTGGTGTAATAGCTTTTGGAATAGCAGGAATGATAATGGTACCTTCATCAGTAGCTGGAAATGGAGCAGAAGCTATTAATCAAATACCAGCAGAAGTTTGGGCAAAACTGGCTGAAGAGAGAGAATCAGCAGTTACATTATTAAATCAAGTAAGAGATGGAGTTCCTTACTATATGATTATTCCATTAATACTGGTTTTAATAACTGCATTTATGGGGTATCAGACATTCATATGTCTTTTCCTTGGAATAGCATCTGCTTATATATTAGGAAGATTTGCAGGAACAGTGACTAATACAAATTCTTTTATAAATGATCTTATTATGACAGGATTTGCAGATGCAGGAGCATGGGTTGTAGTAATGATGATGTGGGTAGCAGCATTTGGTGGAATCATGAAAATGATGGATGCCTTTAAGCCGTTGTCAGATTTATTGGGAAGAATTTCAAAAAATGTAAGACAGCTTATGTTCTGGAATGGAGTTCTCTCAATATTTGGAAATATGGCGTTAGCAGATGAGATGGCTCAAATTGTAACTATTGGACCTATTATAAAAAATCTTGTAGAAAAGAATGTTGTTGGAAGTGAAGAAGATATGTATACTCTTAAACTTAGAAATGCCACATTTAGTGATGCAATGGGAGTATTTGGATCTCAGTTGATTCCATGGCATGTTTATATTGGATTTTATATAGGTATAGCAGCTACAGTTTATCCATTACATGATTTTATACCTATTGATATAATAAAATATAATTTTATTGCATATATAGCTGTTTTTAGTATGCTTATTTTAACATTGACAGGATGGGATAGGTTTATACCTAAATTTGCTCTACCTAGAGAACCACAAGTAAGACTAAAAACAAAAGAAGAAAAAGCAGCTGATGAGGCAGCTCTTCATGTATAA